Genomic DNA from Candidatus Polarisedimenticolia bacterium:
TCTCCCTCGGCGGCTCGCTGATGCTCGCGGACGAGGTTCGGCTCACCCCCGCCCATCGGAAAATCCTGTTTCTCGCCTGGGCGGGATGGATCTTCGATTTCTACGATCTCATCCTCTACAGCTTCCTCCTCGTTCCGATCTCCCGGGAGATGGGCCTGACGCCGATGCAGCACTCCTGGGTGATGGGGCTGTCGCTCGGGATGACGGCGGTGGGCGGAATCCTCTGCGGCGTGCTGGCGGATCGATTCGGACGGCGGCCGGTGCTCCAGGGGACGATCATCCTGTACAGCGTCGGGACGCTGATGTGCGGCTTCGCCGGAAGCCTGGGATGGCTGCTGTTCTGGCGAAGCGTCACCGGGCTCGGCGTGGGCGGGGAATGGGGCAGCGGGCATGCGATGATCGCCGAGACCTTTCCGGCGAAAAGGCGCGGTCATTACGGCGCGCTGATGCAGTCGGGCGCACCCCTCGGGGTCGGGCTGGCGGCGGTCATGGGAAGCCTGTTCGCCCCGACGTTCGGCTGGCGGGCCACCTTCATCGTCTCCGGCCTGCCGGCGGTGATCGTCGCCGTCGTAAGGCGCGGCTTCCCCGAATCGGATCTCTGGGAGAAGAGCCGGCAGGACTCCTCCGGCGCGCCCTCGGGCGGGGCGGCGCTCGCCGCTCTCTTCCGGAGGGGAATCCGCGGCATCGCGCTCAAGGCGCTGATCCTGGCGATCTTCAACATGAGCGCCTACTGGTTCACCTACGTCTGGTTTCCCGGCTACCTGCAACAGGAGCGGGGCATGACGGTGGTGAAATCGGGGTTGTGGGTCCTGGTCATCGTGGCGGGAGAGCTGGTCGGATACGCCAGCTTCGGCCTGGTCTCCGATCGGATCGGCCGGAAGCCCGCCTTCTCGCTCTACGCCTTCTTCATGGCGGGGGGATTGGCGCTCATCACGCTGTTCTGGGAGGCGATCGCCTCCTCCACGACGCTGTTGCTCGCCTCGATGGCGCTGCTCGGCATCGGCACCGGGACCTGGTCGAATTTCGGCCCCTTCTTCTCGGAGCTCTTTCCGACTGCCGTGAGGAACGCGGCGATGGGGGCGGTCCTCAATCTGGCGCGCGGGGTGCAGTTCTTCACGCCGCTCGTGATCACCGCCGTGGCCCGCGCCGGGTACGGCCTCGCCGGCGGGATCTCGCTGGCTTGCCTTTTCTCCCTGCTGGCAGGGCTGTGGATTTGGACCCTCCCGGAGACGGTGGGCCGGAACCTGGCGGCGATGGACGTCCCGGCCTCCTCCACGACCTCCGCGGCGCGATGACGCCCGGCGCGCGGCGCCCGGAGGCTCCGTGAAGCTTCTCCTGGTCGTTCCCTCGTTCCTCCTGACGCTCCTGCTCGTCGTGCACGCCGTGCGCGTCCGAGGGAGACGGACGGCGTTTTTTTTCTTCGCGGCCGCTTTGCTCTTCGGGATCGTGCGGGGGAACAGCGTCGCGGCGCTGGCCGCCGGCGAGAACCGGGGTCCCTACATCTTCAGCGAGGCGGCCGTGAGCATCGGCCGGGCGGAGCTTCCGGCCTGCGTCGGCTGGGTCTTCGCTCTGTATCTCTCGTGGTGCCTCGCCGAGGCGGTCACGGCGAGAGCCGGCTCCCTGGCCGGCCGGGTTTTCCCGACGTCCTCCTTCTCCCTGATCGCCATGGGCTGCTTCTCCTACGCCGTCGAGACGGCCGCCTCCGGAGTCGGGTGGTGGCGCTGGAACATCGTCCGGCGCCCGACCCCTTTCCTGGTGGGCGGGACCCATCTCTTCGGGATCGTCGAATGGATGTCGGTCGGGCTCGACTTTCTCCTGCCGTTCCTGCTGTTCAGAACTCCGAAAGGTTGGAGGTATGCTCCGGCCTGGCTGTCGCTGGGCCTCTATCCTCTCCACTGGGCCTCCCACTGGAGACCGCAGACTTGGCCGGGCTTCCCGCACGCCTACGAGATCTACCACGCCGCCATCGTGCTCGCGGCGCTCGCCTTTCCACTGCTGCGCTCGCCGCGTCTGTCGCCCGCGGCCTGGCGCGCGGCGCCGCCGTGGATCCACGCTCTCCCTGCGGCGGCCATTCTCGGCATGTTCGCCGTCCTCGGGTGGGCCGAGGTGGCGATCCTCAGGCAGGGAAGTCTTCTGCTGTCGATACTCCCGCTGGCGGCGCTGCTGTCGCTGTCGCGCGGCTCGGCGCGCTCCGGGACGGTGATTTCGCTCGCCTTCGGAGCGCTGACTTTCGCCGTTTCCTGGGCGGCCGGAAGCACGCCGGGGACGGCGTTGGCGCGCAGCCTGCCGCCGCTCGTGCCGCTCGCCGCCGTGCTCGCATGGTCCGATCGGCTGGGTCTGGCCGAACGGCCCCGAAGACGGCGCCTGGTCGCCGGCGGGCTCGCGCTCCTCACCCTGGCGGGCGCGCTCGGGATGATTCAGGGAAAGCGCGAGCGGGAGCGGTACAGCCGCCTGATGGACCGGGCGCGCGCCTTGACCGATCTCGGGGACGCGGCCGGCGCCGAAGCGGCCCTCAAGCAGGCGATCGCCCTGAAGCCGGAGATTACGCTGGCGCCCAAATACCTGGCGAACCTGTATGGAGGCCAGGGCCGTCACGAGGAGGCCCTGGAAGTCCTGCGGAGGTGCCTCGACCTCGATCCTACCGACGCGGAAGCCCAACAGATCGCCGGCAGCCTGCTCCGGGCCCGCTCGCGCTGCGCCGAGGCGGTGCCGTTCTTCGAGCGCGCCTCGAGGCTGAACCCCTCCGATCCGGAACCGGCGCGCGATCTCGCTGATTGCTATTTCAAGATCGGCAAGGAAGCCGCGGCGATTCAAGTCCTGCGATCGGCTCTCGCCCGCCGCTCCGGCGACCGGGAGGCGGGCCGCCTGCTGGCGGCCGCGCTGATTCGGCGCAAGGAGTTTCAGGAGGCCCGCCGCATCGTCGACGAGGCCCTCGAGGCCGATCCCGCCGACGCCCCGTTCCACGTCCTGAAGGCTTTCATCGAAGCGGGAACCGGCAACGTCCCGGCGGCCCGTCTCGAGTGCCGGCGGGCGCTCGAAATCTCCCCGGGCGATCCCCAGGCGAGAAGGCTCCTGGAATCGCTGCCCTCGCCGCGCTGACGCATGAAGGCCCGTTGCCAGCTCGGAGCAGAAGTCGTATCGTCATGGCGGGCCGGGTAGTCGCTGAATCCGGGCCCGGACCGCGGGCGCTTCCGGGAGAAAGGTCGAATGATTGAGAAAGCACGGGTCCTGATCATCTGCACCGGGAATGCCTGCCGCTCGCAGATGGCGGAGGGCTGGGTGCGGCACGATTTAGGCGAGCGCGTGGAGGTTTTCTCGGCGGGCACCCATCCCTGGATCGTCCACCCGACGGCCCGGGAGGTGATGCAGGAAGCGGGCGTCGATCTGTCCGGGCACTTCAGCAAATCGGTGCGACAGTTCGAAGAGGAAGAGTTCGATCTGGTGATCACGGTCTGCGACTCGGCCCGGGAGGCCTGCCCCGTTTTCCCCTGGGCGCGGAAGCAGCTTCACGAAAGCGTCGCCGACCCCGTCGCCTTGGACCTCTCGGGAGAGGAGCAGAAAGAGGCCTTCCGCAGGACGCGCGACGAGATTCGCGAGCGCATCGTGGGGCGCGTCCGTCGCGAGCTGGAGTCCCCGCCGCAGGATCCCAAACCCTGAACCCGTGATGCCGCGCGCCTCAGGGGGCGGAGGCCGACCCCGTCGCCAGCGCCGTCGCGCGGCCGAGAGCGGCCGACGCCGCCGCCAGGCGCTGGGCGATCTTTCCGGCCTCCTTGTCCCACGTCGCCCGGTCGTGCTCCTTGATCGCCAGCGTCAGCCCCGGGAAAGGCCACGAAGCGTAGCCCGTCGTCAGCCCCGGAGCGTAAAGCACGTGCCGGTACCAGGGACGGCCGGAGAGCCCTTCGGGCGCCAGGAACTGCCGCTCGACCTCCACCACGGCGTCGTTCAGCCGGGCCAGGGCCGCCGGCGCGGGACGGCTCCCGCCGGGAAGCCCGTCCAGCGCCGCATCGAGGGCCTCCGCGGACCGCCGGAAGGCTTGCAGCGCGGAGAGGATTGGCTGGAAATCGGCGGCCAGAGGCGGCTTTTCGGGAGGCTTCTCCGCGCCGGCCGCTTTCCGGCGCTCGAGGATCGCCTGGCGGCGCAGCGCGTCGAGCTGATCGGCAAGCGCCTCGGCGTAGGGGACGTAACGGAGCGGCACGACGTCGGCCGAGCCGAGCCGCATCGCGAGCAGCCCGAACAGCCTGGCGGCGACCGCGTGATAGAGGAAATCGGGATCGCCGAAGTGCTTCATCCAGAAAAAATTGTCCAGCGTCGAGTGATAGACGCCGTACCGGCCGTTGAAGCTGAAATTCAGCGAAGCGATGCCGAGGTGATCGAGAAACACGGTGTAATCGGATCCCGATCCGAGGGGCCCCAGCGCCGGCTCGAATGACCTCTCCGGCTCCGAAGGGCAGATCGGCTCCTCGCCGTTCCACTCGTCCCGCCGCTTGGAACGCCACAGCTGCCCGACGCTCTTCCCCCGTGCCGGATCGGGGAGATCGTCCGCCGCCTCCATCAGCAGGTTTCTCAGGGAGGGAATCCCGTCAACCTCGAGATCGGGACCGGTGACGGAGCTGTCGAGATTGACGTAGGCGACGGCGTTGCGGGAAAGTTCGGCCGCCAGCCCCTCTCCCCATTCGGTGGAACCGACCAGACCGTATTCCTCGGCGTCCCAGGAGGCGAGGAGGATGGTCCGCCGCGGCTTCCACCCCGCCTTGAGGGCGGCGCCGAGGCCGCGGGCCGTCTCGAGAAAGGAGGCGGTCCCCGAGTTCGGATCGACCGCCCCGTAGGTCCAGGCATCGCGGTGGTTGCCGAGGATGACCCAGCGATCGGGCTCGGCGGACCCCCGGATCCGGCCGAGGACGTTCCAGATGGGGCGCACCGCGTAGTCCATCTCCACGTCGATCTCGATCTTGGCCGGTCCCGGGCCGAGGTGGTAGGCGAACGGCAGCCCTCCCTGCCATTCCCCGGGGACGCCGGGTCCCGCGATGACCCTCAGGATCTTCTCCGCCTGGCCATAGGAGAGAGGCAGCGAAGGGATCTTCGGAATCCCCTCCAGCTTCTCGCGGGGGATGCGCTTGGCGGAGGGCGAGGAGGCGTAGCCGGGGGTCTGCGGATCTCCGGGACCGAGGCTCAGGAATTGCACCGATCCCCGCTGGATGCCGGAGGGGGGACGCATCGGGCCGTCCGGATAGACGTCCCCCTTCATGTAGCCGTCATCGGCGGGATCGGAATAGATGATGACTCCCGCGGCCCCCCGCATCTGGGCCTCGCGCACCTTCAGACCGCGGAAAACCTGCCCGTAGCGCACCAGGACGATCCGCCGCTTCACCGAGACTCCCATCTCCTCCAGCTTCTTGAAGTCCTCGTCCCGGCCATAGTTGGCGTAGACCACCTGTCCCGCGGCCTTGCCGGAGGCGCCGTAGCCGTGGAACGCGGGGAAGGCGTCGCGGCTGTAGGAGTCCTTGTCCCGCGGACTCCCTTCCTCGAAGAGGGAGAGCTCCTGCGGGGCCGGCTCGAGCAAGCGGAGCGCCACGCGCTTCGGATAGTTGAGCAGGACGGGATAGGTCGCGACTTCGACGTCGAAGCCGTACTCCTTCAGCCGGTCGCGGACCAGCTCCGAGAGCGCCCGGTCGTTCTCCGTTCCGGCCACGTGCGGCTCCTCGGTGAGCTGGCTCAGCCAGCGCTCCGCTTGCGCGGGCGTCGGCGTGGAGAGAAAAGCCTCCTCGGCGCGGAGCTGGGAAGCCTGCGAGGCGGGAAAAAACCCGAGACGCTTCCGGGTTTCCGTCGCGGCCCGTCCGAAAGCGACCGCCATCAGGAGGCAGGAGAGGAGCAGGACGCGGCACGAACGCTTCGGCATGAGGTCTCCGCGAAATATGGAAGAAAACAGACGAGTTTGGGCTCGCGACTCCGGCTTGGACCCGGCGGCTGAGACCCGGCCGCGGGTCAAGCCGGTCTCTTGTGGCGCGAAGCCCGAAACAGGATTGCTAGCCTCTCCTGGGGCGCGCGCGCTGTCAAGGGGCCCGGGCGGCGGCGCTCCGGGAGAATCACGCGGACCGCGCGACGCGATGGTAGAATGCGCGCCTATGCCCGTCCCGGACGATCCCGCGTGGCCCCTGGAGCCCGCTCCCGAAGCGCTGCGCCAGCTCATCGACGCGTGCGCGGCCTTCGTCGTGGAGCACGTGGAGTCGCTTCCGGCGCAGCCGTCCTTCGACGTCGACGGCGCGGCGGATGTCGCGGCCTCCTTTCGGGAGCCTGTCCCCGAGGCCGGGCACCGGATTAGCACGATCCTGGGCCGGCTCCGTCCCGCGGTCGCCAAGACCTTCACCACCGCCGGACCGGGATATCTCGCCTTCATCCCCGGCGGGGGAATCGTCGCCGCCGGCCTGGCCGATTTCATCGCCTGCGCGGTGAACCGCTTCGTCGGCGTCGCGGCCGCCGCTCCGGCGCTGGCCCAGATCGAAGCCACCGTCGTCGGGTGGCTGTCCTCGCTGATGGGATACCCGCCGGATGCCGCGGGGATCCTCACCTCGGGGGGCTCGATCTCGAACCTGACCGCCGTGGCCACGGCAAGGATCGCCAAGCTTCCGGAAGACTTCCTGTCGGGGACCCTCTACTTCTCCGAGGAGACGCACCTGTCGCTGGTGAAGGCGGCGCGAATCGCCGGATTCTCGGAGCGCAACCTGCGCTGGATTCCGGTCGACGAGCGCTTCCGGCTGGTTCCGGAGCGCCTCGAGGAGGAGATCCGAGCCGATCGATCCCGCGGCCTGCGCCCCTTCTTCGTCGTCGCGAACGTCGGGACGACCAACACGGGCGCGGTCGATCCGATTCCCGACATCCTGGAGATCGCCCGCCGGCACGACCTCTGGGTCCACGCCGACGCCGCCTACGGCGGCTTCTTCCGGCTGGTGCCGGGAGGCGAGAAGCTCATGCCGGGGATCGAACGGTGCGATTCGATCACCCTGGATCCGCACAAAGGGCTCTTCCTTCCATACGGCACCGGCTGCCTTTTGGTTCAGGATCCGCAGGCTCTGCGGAGGGCGCATCAGGGCGCGGCCGGGTACCTCCAGGACGTCGCCGCGGCGCTCGGGCAGGTGAACTTCACCGACATCTCGCCGGAGCTGTCGCGGGACTTCCGGGGACTGAGGGTGTGGCTTCCGATCCAGCTGCACGGCCTGAGCGCGTTTCGCGAGCAGCTCCAGGAGAAGCTCGAGCTCACGCAATGGGCCGGCCGCGAGCTGCGCGACGATCCCCTGTTCCACGTCCTCGACGAGCCGCAGCTCTCCATCGTCGCCTTCACCGCCGCCCCGCGCCGGGGGGATCCCGACGCCATCGGGGCCGAGATCCTGCGGCGCGTCAACGCGCGGAAGCGGGTGTTCCTTTCCAGCACGACGCTGGGGGGACGCTACGTGCTGCGCCTGTGCGTCCTGAGCTTCCGCACGCATCTCGAGCGGGTGAAGGACGCGGTGACGGGGCTGAAGGAGGAGGCGAGAAGAGTGGAGGCTTGAAGAACGAAAAGACCCGGAAGCTGCTTCGGCGCGTCGCGCCGCCTCGGATGACCAGTCCGGGGACTTCCGGGTTCGGTCGCCTGCCGGTATTCCCGAAGCGGGATCCAGCTATGGCTTGATGCAGGCCCGCCTAAGGTACAGGCACCTCACGGGTCTCAGATTTGATACTAGGTAAGCTCACTGGACCACCTCCTTCCTCGTGTTCCGCGAATATACTCCCGCCCCCTGCCTCCGGCAAGGAAAAATCGTTGGTCGGCCCGGCGCGAGCGCCCTTGAGCTGGCCGCCCCGCCTGGCGTTTCCCTCAGACTGCCGCCTTGACACCCCGCGGGAGCGGGTGGTAGCTTGCGCCGTTTCGCAACTCAGAGGCCCGGCGCTCTCCGACCTTCGGGAGATCTCCTTGAAACGAACCGGCCGCTCCGGGAAAACCCGGGCGACGTCGCCGCGCTCGATCCTCGCCCGGAGCGCGCTTCTCGCGGCCCTGGCTCTGTCGTCCCGGCCGGCGCTGGCCCAGAGCCTGGCGGGCGAGAAGCACCCGCGGTGGGACGAGCCGGGCATCTTCCGCCACTACCCGCGGGATCGCTCGATCGACGTCAAGCACATGGTCCTGGCCCTTTCCTTCGATGGGCCGAAGGGATGGGTCGGGGGCGACGTGACCTTCACCCTGTCGCCTCTCGCGGAGCCTCTGAGCACCGTGGCCCTCGACAGCGCGGACCTGCGCGTCAGCAAGGTTGCGTCTCCGGGGGCGCCCCTCGGCTTTCGATTGTCGGGAGAGCAGCTTCTCGTCGACCTGGGGAGGAGCGTGCCGCCCGGAGAGGAGGTGACCTTCACGGTGTCGTACGAGGCGAACCCCCGCCGCGGGCTTTTCTTCGTGGGGCCCGATCGCGCGTATCCCGAGAAGCCGCGCCTGATCTACTCGCAGGGCGAGGGGGAGGAAAACCACTGGTGGTTTCCCTGCTACGATTCCCCCAACGATCGCGCGACCTTCGAGCAATTCCTCACAGTGGCCGAGCCGCTCACCGCTCTCGGGAACGGGCGGCTCGTCGACGTGAAGGCGGG
This window encodes:
- a CDS encoding MFS transporter gives rise to the protein MLADEVRLTPAHRKILFLAWAGWIFDFYDLILYSFLLVPISREMGLTPMQHSWVMGLSLGMTAVGGILCGVLADRFGRRPVLQGTIILYSVGTLMCGFAGSLGWLLFWRSVTGLGVGGEWGSGHAMIAETFPAKRRGHYGALMQSGAPLGVGLAAVMGSLFAPTFGWRATFIVSGLPAVIVAVVRRGFPESDLWEKSRQDSSGAPSGGAALAALFRRGIRGIALKALILAIFNMSAYWFTYVWFPGYLQQERGMTVVKSGLWVLVIVAGELVGYASFGLVSDRIGRKPAFSLYAFFMAGGLALITLFWEAIASSTTLLLASMALLGIGTGTWSNFGPFFSELFPTAVRNAAMGAVLNLARGVQFFTPLVITAVARAGYGLAGGISLACLFSLLAGLWIWTLPETVGRNLAAMDVPASSTTSAAR
- a CDS encoding tetratricopeptide repeat protein, which encodes MKLLLVVPSFLLTLLLVVHAVRVRGRRTAFFFFAAALLFGIVRGNSVAALAAGENRGPYIFSEAAVSIGRAELPACVGWVFALYLSWCLAEAVTARAGSLAGRVFPTSSFSLIAMGCFSYAVETAASGVGWWRWNIVRRPTPFLVGGTHLFGIVEWMSVGLDFLLPFLLFRTPKGWRYAPAWLSLGLYPLHWASHWRPQTWPGFPHAYEIYHAAIVLAALAFPLLRSPRLSPAAWRAAPPWIHALPAAAILGMFAVLGWAEVAILRQGSLLLSILPLAALLSLSRGSARSGTVISLAFGALTFAVSWAAGSTPGTALARSLPPLVPLAAVLAWSDRLGLAERPRRRRLVAGGLALLTLAGALGMIQGKRERERYSRLMDRARALTDLGDAAGAEAALKQAIALKPEITLAPKYLANLYGGQGRHEEALEVLRRCLDLDPTDAEAQQIAGSLLRARSRCAEAVPFFERASRLNPSDPEPARDLADCYFKIGKEAAAIQVLRSALARRSGDREAGRLLAAALIRRKEFQEARRIVDEALEADPADAPFHVLKAFIEAGTGNVPAARLECRRALEISPGDPQARRLLESLPSPR
- a CDS encoding arsenate reductase ArsC, which produces MIEKARVLIICTGNACRSQMAEGWVRHDLGERVEVFSAGTHPWIVHPTAREVMQEAGVDLSGHFSKSVRQFEEEEFDLVITVCDSAREACPVFPWARKQLHESVADPVALDLSGEEQKEAFRRTRDEIRERIVGRVRRELESPPQDPKP
- a CDS encoding M28 family metallopeptidase, whose translation is MPKRSCRVLLLSCLLMAVAFGRAATETRKRLGFFPASQASQLRAEEAFLSTPTPAQAERWLSQLTEEPHVAGTENDRALSELVRDRLKEYGFDVEVATYPVLLNYPKRVALRLLEPAPQELSLFEEGSPRDKDSYSRDAFPAFHGYGASGKAAGQVVYANYGRDEDFKKLEEMGVSVKRRIVLVRYGQVFRGLKVREAQMRGAAGVIIYSDPADDGYMKGDVYPDGPMRPPSGIQRGSVQFLSLGPGDPQTPGYASSPSAKRIPREKLEGIPKIPSLPLSYGQAEKILRVIAGPGVPGEWQGGLPFAYHLGPGPAKIEIDVEMDYAVRPIWNVLGRIRGSAEPDRWVILGNHRDAWTYGAVDPNSGTASFLETARGLGAALKAGWKPRRTILLASWDAEEYGLVGSTEWGEGLAAELSRNAVAYVNLDSSVTGPDLEVDGIPSLRNLLMEAADDLPDPARGKSVGQLWRSKRRDEWNGEEPICPSEPERSFEPALGPLGSGSDYTVFLDHLGIASLNFSFNGRYGVYHSTLDNFFWMKHFGDPDFLYHAVAARLFGLLAMRLGSADVVPLRYVPYAEALADQLDALRRQAILERRKAAGAEKPPEKPPLAADFQPILSALQAFRRSAEALDAALDGLPGGSRPAPAALARLNDAVVEVERQFLAPEGLSGRPWYRHVLYAPGLTTGYASWPFPGLTLAIKEHDRATWDKEAGKIAQRLAAASAALGRATALATGSASAP
- a CDS encoding aminotransferase class V-fold PLP-dependent enzyme produces the protein MPVPDDPAWPLEPAPEALRQLIDACAAFVVEHVESLPAQPSFDVDGAADVAASFREPVPEAGHRISTILGRLRPAVAKTFTTAGPGYLAFIPGGGIVAAGLADFIACAVNRFVGVAAAAPALAQIEATVVGWLSSLMGYPPDAAGILTSGGSISNLTAVATARIAKLPEDFLSGTLYFSEETHLSLVKAARIAGFSERNLRWIPVDERFRLVPERLEEEIRADRSRGLRPFFVVANVGTTNTGAVDPIPDILEIARRHDLWVHADAAYGGFFRLVPGGEKLMPGIERCDSITLDPHKGLFLPYGTGCLLVQDPQALRRAHQGAAGYLQDVAAALGQVNFTDISPELSRDFRGLRVWLPIQLHGLSAFREQLQEKLELTQWAGRELRDDPLFHVLDEPQLSIVAFTAAPRRGDPDAIGAEILRRVNARKRVFLSSTTLGGRYVLRLCVLSFRTHLERVKDAVTGLKEEARRVEA